From a single Porites lutea chromosome 10, jaPorLute2.1, whole genome shotgun sequence genomic region:
- the LOC140949451 gene encoding uncharacterized protein encodes MAEVAGILNSRPLTLVSNDPKDLEPLTPKHLLSLRSNPSLPVGSFGKEDSCSKRCWRQVQYISDIFWKRWLKKNLPALQERPKWMKPRRSLEIGDVVLIADENVHHGKWPLGKVVDVFRAKDGHVRSAKVQTSLTLLSRPVTKLCFLEEQRAAH; translated from the coding sequence ATGGCCGAAGTTGCGGGTATTTTGAACAGTCGACCTTTGACACTAGTGAGCAACGACCCTAAGGACCTAGAACCTCTCACACCGAAACATTTGCTGTCATTGAGATCGAATCCAAGTCTGCCCGTTGGGTCCTTTGGCAAGGAAGATAGTTGCAGCAAGCGCTGTTGGCGACAGGTGCAGTACATCTCAGACATATTCTGGAAGCGCTGGCTAAAGAAGAATTTGCCAGCCCTACAAGAAAGACCAAAGTGGATGAAGCCTCGTCGTAGCTTGGAGATCGGAGATGTAGTATTGATTGCAGATGAAAATGTCCATCACGGAAAATGGCCGTTAGGCAAAGTTGTTGATGTCTTTCGAGCAAAAGACGGACATGTCAGATCAGCAAAGGTTCAGACGAGTTTAACGCTTCTTTCAAGGCCAGTAACAAAATTATGCTTCCTTGAAGAACAGAGAGCGGCACATTGA